In the genome of Nitrospirota bacterium, one region contains:
- a CDS encoding PD40 domain-containing protein has translation MYKQLSVIIFFIIVVLFNNLINYNMAYGFGSSFTHPSITRLAVDNVVTIGEVDRLLKHELDIQDGIDSTFLFLRNVDITVPDKEIERNNDVVGSFGRVYPSRFDTPYTGRYLVISGSEAEDHPTERAQHHFLDPISNKGLDNNYYGAGVLADFLALFYPSAEQGNVGRLFCSLLSMCESSFNLDGTPAVDRVEGKSSASYPYNYFAWPDTRRYFYNALTAATKEERGHYFAMTFFSLGHNLHILEDMGVPAHTRNDFLYDHIWHGVIQGAYLEGYLESGKITELIPPPLTGGGEGEGEQWIFSSEKVSFSRVADFWDNNGTNQRPGMAEYTNQNFLSEGTVFSQYDKPDWISIETYEHASEDGKRDLVQYYRGMTSDGMNVPHLAAVGLLHSKITFLTDKDKAKYTAHLDPYSYKDYSEILIPKAVSYVSALMEFFFRGRIAVLNDGADGVRIKNMSAEPLNNGSFEILYDSTSGTRNKLASYAIPANTSIPSGGVTEKITFNKPADNTSQDRFVVVYKGRLGEEDNAVIGKVVKKNILFVSNRTGSSAIYSMDAENSVTRLLVPNDNPSIDYTHPVASSDGKAIAFYSNRDGSDSIWIMDTRTSSLIRITEGSWPDWSPDGRQLVYSRKTNGKGDIFIFDTESLVETRLTFDNYNNLYPAWSPDGASVAYTSQRETKNDIIVVDLNTHNALNLTASIDNLDRWKPAWSPDGKMIAYEKPTKIVFRPDEPFYVNIYSLDIDTGIETNLTNVDSNNKSYGVWNGTPRWMNNNSLIIESNVSGDAWSDLWLIDGNGAGFMKRLTDTPGHDGYPFVW, from the coding sequence ATGTATAAACAATTGAGTGTGATTATATTCTTTATTATTGTTGTGCTGTTTAACAATCTCATCAATTACAACATGGCGTATGGTTTCGGCAGCAGTTTTACTCATCCGTCAATTACGAGGTTAGCAGTAGATAATGTTGTTACTATCGGTGAAGTAGATAGGTTACTGAAACATGAATTGGATATACAGGACGGTATTGACAGCACGTTTCTGTTCCTTCGTAATGTTGATATTACTGTGCCGGATAAAGAGATTGAGAGGAATAATGATGTTGTGGGGAGTTTTGGAAGAGTTTACCCTTCAAGGTTCGATACACCTTACACCGGCAGGTATCTGGTAATATCCGGCAGTGAGGCTGAAGACCATCCGACTGAGAGGGCACAGCATCACTTTCTTGATCCGATATCAAATAAGGGCCTTGATAATAATTATTACGGAGCCGGCGTTCTTGCTGATTTTCTGGCACTCTTTTATCCATCAGCAGAACAGGGGAATGTTGGAAGATTATTCTGTTCCCTTCTCTCGATGTGTGAATCAAGCTTCAACCTCGACGGGACACCTGCGGTTGACAGGGTGGAAGGTAAGTCTTCCGCCTCGTATCCGTATAACTACTTTGCATGGCCTGATACACGCAGATACTTCTACAATGCCCTCACTGCTGCTACAAAAGAAGAGAGGGGACACTACTTTGCCATGACCTTCTTTTCCCTCGGCCACAACCTTCATATACTGGAAGACATGGGGGTTCCTGCACATACACGTAATGACTTTCTTTATGACCATATCTGGCATGGTGTTATTCAGGGGGCATATCTTGAGGGTTACCTCGAATCAGGAAAAATAACAGAGCTAATTCCCCCTCCCTTGACGGGAGGGGGGGAGGGGGAGGGTGAGCAATGGATATTTTCAAGTGAGAAGGTTTCATTCAGCAGGGTTGCCGACTTCTGGGATAATAACGGGACAAATCAAAGACCCGGCATGGCAGAATATACAAATCAGAATTTTCTAAGCGAGGGTACAGTATTCAGTCAGTATGACAAACCTGACTGGATTTCGATAGAGACTTATGAGCATGCGTCAGAAGATGGGAAAAGGGATTTAGTTCAGTATTACAGAGGAATGACTTCTGATGGTATGAATGTACCTCATCTTGCAGCAGTCGGTTTGTTACATTCTAAAATTACATTCTTAACTGATAAGGACAAGGCAAAGTACACGGCACATCTCGACCCATATAGTTATAAGGATTATTCAGAGATTCTGATACCTAAGGCAGTATCTTATGTATCCGCTCTTATGGAGTTCTTTTTCAGGGGGAGGATAGCGGTATTGAATGACGGGGCAGATGGTGTCAGGATAAAAAACATGTCTGCGGAACCGCTTAATAACGGGAGTTTTGAAATTCTCTATGATTCAACAAGCGGAACAAGAAATAAACTTGCCTCTTATGCAATTCCTGCTAATACCTCTATCCCTTCAGGAGGCGTAACAGAGAAGATTACCTTTAATAAACCTGCTGATAATACAAGTCAGGATCGTTTTGTGGTTGTGTATAAAGGCAGGCTGGGTGAGGAGGACAACGCAGTAATCGGGAAAGTTGTAAAGAAAAATATACTGTTTGTATCCAACAGAACCGGCTCTTCTGCAATATATTCAATGGACGCAGAAAACAGTGTGACGAGGCTGCTTGTCCCGAATGATAATCCATCCATTGACTATACCCATCCTGTTGCCTCTTCTGATGGAAAGGCGATTGCCTTTTATTCAAACAGAGATGGAAGTGACTCAATATGGATAATGGATACGCGTACAAGCAGTCTGATAAGAATTACAGAGGGGAGCTGGCCTGACTGGTCCCCGGACGGTAGACAGCTTGTTTATTCGAGGAAGACAAATGGTAAAGGAGATATATTTATATTTGATACAGAAAGCCTTGTTGAGACACGACTGACTTTTGATAATTACAACAACCTGTATCCCGCATGGTCGCCTGACGGGGCTTCAGTAGCCTATACCTCGCAGAGAGAGACTAAGAATGACATCATTGTTGTTGACCTGAACACACACAATGCACTAAACCTGACTGCCTCAATAGACAACTTAGACAGATGGAAACCGGCATGGTCTCCTGATGGAAAGATGATTGCTTATGAGAAACCTACAAAGATTGTATTCAGACCGGACGAACCTTTCTACGTTAATATATATTCACTTGATATTGATACCGGTATTGAAACAAACCTCACCAATGTGGAT